The Candidatus Manganitrophus noduliformans genome includes a window with the following:
- a CDS encoding YbgA family protein, whose product MKPVVVLSKCLEFAPCRYNGAMIADRFVKRLEPHVTFLPICPEVEIGLGVPRDPIRLVSEDGELHLLQPATGKALSEKMRRFSNSFLTSLNEVDGFILKNRSPSCGIKDVKRFPKMEAEAPAGKGAGFFAGEVLERFPGLAIEDEGRLNHPKIRDHFLTKLFTLARFREAKKTNRLDTLVHFHATHKLLLMAYNQKLMRLLGRIVGNAERRTAADLFNEYAPHLQQALSRPPRSASNINVLMHALGYFSDDLSKKEKALFLRTLESYRKGYLPRSAALSILKAWVVRFRNGYLEDQTFFEPYPESLIETEERDRTERK is encoded by the coding sequence ATGAAACCGGTTGTCGTCCTCAGCAAATGTCTTGAATTTGCGCCCTGCCGATATAACGGCGCGATGATTGCCGATCGCTTCGTGAAGCGGTTGGAGCCGCATGTGACCTTTTTGCCGATCTGCCCGGAGGTTGAGATCGGATTGGGCGTTCCCCGCGATCCGATCCGGCTCGTTTCGGAGGACGGGGAGTTGCATCTCCTCCAGCCGGCCACCGGCAAAGCTCTCTCGGAGAAGATGCGGCGTTTCTCGAATTCGTTTTTGACCTCTTTGAACGAGGTCGATGGGTTCATTCTAAAGAACCGCTCCCCTTCCTGCGGCATCAAGGATGTGAAGCGCTTCCCGAAAATGGAAGCCGAGGCTCCCGCCGGCAAAGGGGCCGGGTTCTTTGCGGGAGAGGTCCTCGAACGTTTTCCCGGTCTCGCGATCGAAGATGAGGGACGGCTGAATCATCCCAAGATCCGGGACCACTTTCTGACGAAGCTCTTCACCTTGGCCCGTTTTCGAGAAGCAAAGAAGACAAACCGCCTGGACACCCTGGTCCACTTTCACGCCACCCACAAGCTCCTCCTGATGGCCTACAACCAGAAGCTGATGCGCCTACTCGGACGGATTGTCGGCAATGCGGAGAGACGGACGGCCGCCGATCTCTTCAACGAATACGCGCCTCACCTCCAGCAAGCGCTCTCCCGCCCTCCCCGATCCGCCTCCAACATCAACGTTCTGATGCACGCCCTCGGCTATTTTTCCGACGATCTCTCCAAAAAGGAAAAGGCCCTTTTTCTCCGGACCTTGGAGAGCTACCGGAAAGGATACCTCCCGCGGAGCGCAGCCTTGAGCATCCTCAAAGCCTGGGTCGTCCGATTCCGAAACGGGTATCTCGAAGATCAGACCTTCTTCGAACCCTATCCGGAATCGCTGATTGAAACAGAGGAAAGAGATCGAACGGAAAGGAAGTAG
- a CDS encoding AI-2E family transporter produces the protein MRGARYVGAAEKYPPNPPSPKFDPGTFTKKTLIAVGITAAVAVLLLLVAVSADVLLLVFAGVLLTVLLRSLSDRLAAHTPLSEGWSLAIVILLLTGMLGLGGWLLAPEVARQADQLIQSLPRMVDQLTQRLEQYEWGRRILAQTPQAAEQFARPGGIISRVTGFFSTALGMIANLVIVLFIGLYMAINPSLYKRGVIRLVPKEKRGRAETVLNRVGYILQWWLIGRVIAMIVIGLLTAVGLGLIGIQPAMALGILAGILNFIPYIGPILSIIPPLLIAVGQGLMPTLYVAILYSIIQGFESYLLTPVIERQVVLLPPALTIAVQVLLGILLGIPGIMLASPLTATIMVLVQMLYVEDILGDRGESGA, from the coding sequence ATGAGAGGAGCGCGATACGTCGGAGCGGCGGAGAAATATCCGCCCAATCCTCCGTCGCCGAAATTTGACCCCGGCACTTTCACAAAAAAGACACTCATTGCCGTCGGCATCACGGCGGCCGTCGCCGTTCTGCTGTTGCTGGTCGCGGTTTCCGCCGACGTCCTCCTCCTCGTCTTTGCCGGCGTCCTCTTGACCGTTCTCCTCCGAAGCCTGAGCGACCGGCTTGCAGCGCATACCCCCCTCTCGGAGGGCTGGTCGCTCGCGATCGTCATCCTCCTCCTGACCGGAATGTTGGGGTTGGGGGGCTGGCTCCTCGCCCCCGAAGTCGCCAGACAGGCCGACCAACTCATTCAAAGCTTGCCGCGGATGGTTGACCAGCTCACACAGCGCCTCGAGCAGTACGAGTGGGGACGCAGAATCCTGGCGCAGACCCCGCAGGCGGCGGAACAGTTCGCCAGACCGGGGGGAATCATCAGCCGGGTGACCGGCTTCTTCTCCACCGCCCTCGGAATGATCGCAAATCTTGTCATCGTCCTCTTCATCGGCCTCTACATGGCGATCAACCCTTCGCTCTATAAACGGGGGGTGATCCGCCTGGTCCCCAAAGAAAAGCGCGGCCGCGCCGAGACGGTGTTGAATCGGGTCGGCTACATCCTCCAGTGGTGGCTGATCGGGCGGGTGATCGCCATGATCGTCATCGGCCTCCTCACCGCCGTCGGCCTCGGGTTGATCGGTATTCAGCCCGCGATGGCCCTCGGCATCCTGGCCGGCATTTTGAACTTCATTCCCTACATCGGCCCGATCCTCTCGATTATTCCTCCCCTTCTGATCGCCGTCGGCCAAGGCCTCATGCCGACGCTTTATGTAGCGATCCTCTATTCGATTATCCAAGGGTTCGAGAGCTATCTTCTCACCCCTGTGATCGAGCGGCAGGTCGTCCTCCTTCCGCCGGCGTTGACAATCGCGGTGCAGGTTCTCCTCGGCATCCTCCTCGGCATCCCGGGGATCATGCTCGCCTCCCCGCTCACCGCGACGATCATGGTTCTCGTCCAAATGCTCTATGTTGAAGATATTCTTGGGGATCGGGGGGAATCCGGCGCCTAA
- the pstA gene encoding phosphate ABC transporter permease PstA, giving the protein MSVPEAARPEAVRIEISNRKRGRLADRAFSILGLFATTIGLLVLLVLLIDVMIDGLPRLGWDFLTSYPSRKPERAGILSAWVGTAWLMVLTALITFPLGVASATYLEEYSRKSWLTGFIEINIANLAGVPSIIYGLLGLGLFVRWMNLDRSVLAGAMTLAILVLPIVILASRESIRAIPASIREASYALGASKWQTIRHQVLPAAMPGILTGTILAMSRAIGETAPLITIGALTYVAFVPTLPISPEPPFINPQGLFDPFTALPIQIFNWVSRPQRGFSINAAAGILVLLFITFVMNGIAVYLRHRYQKQIRW; this is encoded by the coding sequence ATGAGTGTGCCGGAAGCAGCACGACCCGAAGCGGTACGAATCGAAATCAGCAATCGGAAACGAGGCCGGCTTGCCGATCGGGCCTTCTCGATCCTCGGCCTCTTTGCAACGACCATCGGTCTGCTCGTTCTCCTTGTTCTGCTGATCGACGTCATGATCGACGGCCTCCCGAGGCTCGGCTGGGATTTTCTGACGAGCTATCCGTCGCGAAAACCGGAGCGGGCCGGCATTCTCTCCGCCTGGGTCGGGACCGCCTGGCTGATGGTGTTGACGGCGCTGATCACCTTTCCGCTCGGGGTCGCCTCCGCCACCTACCTGGAAGAATACAGCCGGAAGAGCTGGCTGACCGGATTCATCGAGATCAACATTGCGAATCTCGCCGGCGTCCCTTCGATCATATACGGTCTCTTGGGGCTGGGGCTCTTTGTCCGCTGGATGAATCTCGACCGGAGCGTCCTGGCGGGGGCAATGACATTGGCGATTCTGGTCCTTCCGATCGTCATCCTCGCCTCCCGCGAGTCGATCCGGGCGATCCCCGCCTCGATTCGAGAAGCCTCTTACGCCCTCGGAGCGAGCAAGTGGCAGACGATCCGGCATCAGGTTTTGCCGGCGGCGATGCCGGGGATTCTCACCGGGACCATCCTCGCCATGTCGCGGGCGATCGGGGAGACCGCCCCGCTGATCACAATCGGGGCGTTGACCTATGTCGCCTTCGTTCCGACCCTGCCGATCTCGCCGGAGCCTCCTTTCATCAACCCGCAGGGTCTTTTCGATCCCTTCACCGCGCTGCCGATTCAGATTTTCAACTGGGTCTCGCGCCCTCAAAGGGGCTTTTCGATCAATGCGGCGGCGGGGATTTTGGTTCTGTTGTTCATCACCTTTGTCATGAACGGGATTGCCGTTTATTTAAGACACCGCTATCAAAAACAGATCAGGTGGTAA
- the phoU gene encoding phosphate signaling complex protein PhoU, with the protein MHRHFEEELTRLKEKILKMGALVETQIAASIKALVERDGPLAKQTIQNDHLVNAMDVEIDEECIRLLALYQPAARDLRFITTAMKITTDLERMSDLAEDICERSIELAEEPLLKPYIDIPRMADAAQKMVREALDAFVNKDAKLARKVCSEDQFIDELTHQIFRELLSFMVEDPTTITRAVRVSFIAKYIERIGDHATNIAEMVVYLVEGKIIRHTKV; encoded by the coding sequence ATGCACCGCCATTTTGAAGAAGAGCTCACCCGGTTAAAAGAAAAGATCCTGAAGATGGGAGCGTTGGTAGAAACACAGATCGCCGCCTCCATCAAAGCCCTTGTCGAACGGGATGGTCCGCTGGCCAAACAGACGATCCAGAACGATCACCTCGTCAACGCGATGGACGTCGAGATCGACGAAGAATGTATCCGCCTGCTCGCCCTCTACCAGCCGGCGGCCCGCGACCTTCGCTTCATCACCACCGCCATGAAGATCACAACCGACCTGGAACGGATGAGCGATCTTGCCGAAGATATCTGCGAGCGGTCGATCGAGCTGGCGGAGGAGCCGCTCCTCAAACCGTACATCGACATCCCGCGCATGGCAGACGCGGCGCAGAAGATGGTCCGGGAGGCGCTCGACGCCTTCGTCAACAAAGACGCCAAGCTCGCCCGGAAGGTCTGCTCCGAAGATCAGTTCATCGACGAGCTGACCCACCAGATCTTCCGAGAGCTCCTCTCCTTCATGGTCGAAGACCCCACGACCATCACCCGCGCCGTCCGGGTCAGCTTCATCGCCAAATACATCGAACGAATCGGCGACCACGCCACCAACATCGCCGAGATGGTGGTCTACCTGGTGGAAGGGAAGATCATTCGACACACGAAGGTGTGA
- a CDS encoding tetratricopeptide repeat protein, which produces MQGLRDAIGNLAGILIGLLEVIGAALALLAVVLLAAVILRSVGRAVWGRATLVLPFRGADKAGLCLNEILAQQLGEIETAWQGLSRQVREAQAAAKAGNMAMLVDLGRSEPDAFLDSQQELLILSDPMEGQAIGAIGFGSFSFSPDSLFALSYKTRTLLARRTIRGGIDQVGDTVRLSTTLTTDRDGPTTMVLVRSIERPDQLLELVDDMAFEIVKRRWGLSSEAKTWRGYRAFMQGYTHHIRYIRTGNTAEREAAIDKYRQSVTIEPGYALAHYNLGTLLYNRFTATDNDRAIEHLRKAAEASEATLKALSLGVLSRAYCQQVHRYGHEKMPWMAWAEEASAMAVQLGPDLEETWLAHGFALQFLGKPREAIEAYWRVMALPGDSPEELRLKSSAENNRAYIAMTEFNDLKEAEVLFKHALALDPHNKFCYANLGEIYKRQNNYSAALVAFEQAVRLDPRYTNGTNELGMLYIAIAADARDSGKQKEMAEALQTAAHWHERALSIVPEEEARHRAEIRKRFAKAYREKGFHQEAEWVATPGDGKHFARQNGD; this is translated from the coding sequence GTGCAGGGACTACGGGATGCGATCGGGAACCTTGCCGGGATTCTCATCGGTCTTCTGGAAGTCATCGGCGCCGCCCTGGCGCTCCTGGCCGTCGTCCTTCTCGCCGCCGTAATATTGCGGTCGGTCGGGCGCGCCGTCTGGGGCCGGGCAACACTGGTCCTCCCCTTTCGCGGGGCCGACAAGGCGGGCCTTTGCCTGAACGAGATCCTGGCCCAACAGCTCGGCGAGATCGAAACGGCCTGGCAGGGGCTGAGCCGGCAGGTCCGGGAGGCGCAGGCGGCAGCCAAGGCGGGGAACATGGCGATGCTGGTCGATCTCGGCCGGAGCGAGCCTGACGCCTTTCTCGACTCCCAGCAGGAGCTCTTGATCCTCTCCGACCCGATGGAGGGACAGGCGATCGGCGCCATCGGCTTCGGCTCCTTCAGCTTCTCGCCGGACAGCCTCTTTGCCCTCTCTTATAAAACGCGAACCCTCCTGGCGCGCCGGACCATCCGGGGGGGGATCGATCAGGTCGGCGACACCGTCCGGCTCTCCACCACGCTGACGACCGATCGGGACGGGCCGACCACGATGGTCCTGGTCCGGTCGATCGAGCGGCCCGATCAGCTCCTGGAGCTGGTCGACGACATGGCCTTTGAAATCGTCAAACGCCGCTGGGGACTGTCGAGCGAAGCGAAGACCTGGCGCGGATATCGGGCCTTCATGCAGGGGTACACCCACCATATCCGTTATATCCGGACCGGAAACACCGCCGAGCGGGAGGCGGCGATCGACAAGTACCGGCAGTCGGTCACGATTGAGCCCGGTTACGCCCTTGCCCACTACAATCTTGGAACCCTGCTCTACAACCGGTTCACCGCGACCGACAATGACCGGGCGATCGAGCACCTGCGGAAAGCGGCCGAGGCGAGTGAAGCGACCCTCAAGGCGCTCTCCCTCGGCGTTCTCTCACGCGCCTATTGCCAGCAGGTTCACCGCTACGGACATGAGAAGATGCCCTGGATGGCGTGGGCCGAAGAGGCGAGCGCCATGGCGGTTCAACTGGGACCCGACCTCGAAGAGACCTGGCTGGCGCACGGCTTTGCCCTTCAGTTCCTTGGAAAGCCGCGCGAGGCGATTGAAGCTTATTGGCGCGTCATGGCCCTTCCCGGCGACTCTCCTGAGGAGCTCCGCTTGAAATCATCCGCCGAGAACAACCGGGCGTATATCGCGATGACCGAGTTCAACGACCTCAAGGAGGCCGAAGTTCTCTTCAAACATGCGTTGGCCCTCGACCCCCATAACAAGTTTTGCTATGCGAACCTCGGCGAGATCTACAAGCGTCAGAACAACTACTCCGCCGCGCTGGTGGCGTTCGAGCAGGCGGTCCGTCTCGATCCGCGTTACACCAACGGAACCAACGAATTGGGGATGCTCTACATCGCCATCGCGGCCGACGCCCGCGATTCCGGAAAGCAGAAAGAGATGGCGGAAGCCCTCCAAACGGCGGCGCACTGGCACGAGCGCGCCCTCTCCATCGTCCCTGAAGAAGAAGCGCGCCACCGCGCCGAGATCCGAAAGCGTTTTGCGAAGGCCTATCGAGAGAAGGGGTTTCATCAGGAAGCGGAGTGGGTCGCGACGCCGGGCGACGGCAAACACTTCGCCCGTCAAAACGGAGATTAA
- a CDS encoding PstS family phosphate ABC transporter substrate-binding protein, which produces MKKWIFVGLLGIGIASAQTAWAKSTLIKIDGSSTVFPITEAVAEEFQAAHRGERVTVGISGTGGGFKKFCTGETDISDASRPIKRSEVEMCVDNKIQYIELPVAYDGIAVIVNLKNDWVDYLTVKELKKIWEPAAQGKIKKWNQIRPNWPDKEIHLYGAGADSGTYDYFTEAIVGKEHASRGDFTASEDDNVLVQGVASDQYALGFFGVAYYQENKERLKLVPIDDENDANGKGPIFPEYDNVVKGTYQPLARPVFIYVSLKSADRPEVRNFIDFYMKNGATLTKEVGYIALPDRAYALGAGRFQKRMTGSVFEGKSQVGVSIEDLLQKEGK; this is translated from the coding sequence ATGAAGAAATGGATTTTCGTGGGCCTTCTGGGGATCGGAATTGCTTCTGCCCAGACGGCTTGGGCCAAATCGACCCTTATCAAGATCGACGGCTCCAGTACCGTTTTCCCGATCACCGAAGCGGTGGCCGAGGAATTTCAGGCAGCCCACCGGGGAGAAAGGGTCACGGTCGGCATCTCAGGCACCGGCGGCGGCTTCAAGAAATTCTGCACCGGGGAAACCGACATCTCCGACGCCTCCCGCCCCATCAAGCGCTCCGAAGTGGAAATGTGCGTCGATAACAAGATCCAATATATCGAGCTGCCGGTGGCGTACGACGGCATTGCCGTCATCGTCAACTTAAAAAACGACTGGGTCGATTACCTGACGGTAAAAGAGCTAAAAAAGATCTGGGAGCCGGCCGCTCAGGGCAAAATCAAAAAGTGGAACCAGATCCGGCCGAACTGGCCCGACAAGGAAATCCATCTCTACGGCGCGGGGGCCGATTCCGGAACGTACGACTACTTTACCGAAGCGATCGTCGGGAAAGAGCACGCCAGCCGGGGCGACTTCACAGCGAGTGAAGACGACAACGTTCTCGTTCAGGGAGTCGCTTCCGATCAATATGCCCTCGGTTTCTTCGGGGTGGCATATTACCAGGAAAACAAAGAGCGTCTCAAACTGGTTCCGATCGATGATGAAAACGACGCCAACGGCAAGGGCCCGATTTTCCCGGAGTACGATAACGTCGTCAAAGGAACTTATCAGCCGCTCGCCCGGCCGGTCTTCATCTATGTCAGCCTCAAATCGGCCGACAGGCCTGAAGTGCGAAACTTCATCGATTTCTACATGAAGAATGGAGCCACCCTTACCAAAGAAGTCGGGTACATCGCTCTGCCGGATCGGGCTTATGCGCTCGGCGCCGGCCGGTTCCAAAAAAGGATGACCGGTTCGGTCTTTGAAGGAAAATCACAGGTCGGCGTCAGTATCGAAGATCTTTTACAAAAAGAAGGGAAGTAA
- the pstC gene encoding phosphate ABC transporter permease subunit PstC has product MIEGALLLSALLSVFITLGIIGVLLFETLSFFGEVSIIDFLTDTQWTPLFAEKHFGILPLFAGTFLTTFIAMAVSLPIGLISAIYLSEYASDRVRTTIKPFLEILAAVPTVVYGYFALLFVTPLLQKFFPEISGFNALSPGIVMGIMIIPIISSLSEDAMHAVPIGLREGGYALGSTRLQVALRVVLPAAFSGVAASFILGISRAVGETMIVAVAAGLQPRLTLNPFVPIETVTAYIVQVSLGDTPYGTIEYRTIFAAGMSLFVVTFVLNMISYSLRKRFREVYE; this is encoded by the coding sequence GTGATCGAAGGGGCGCTCCTCTTGAGCGCCCTCTTGTCGGTTTTCATCACCCTCGGGATTATCGGTGTCCTCCTCTTCGAGACCCTCTCCTTTTTCGGCGAAGTTTCGATTATCGATTTCCTCACCGACACGCAGTGGACCCCCCTCTTCGCCGAAAAACACTTCGGCATTCTTCCCCTTTTTGCAGGGACGTTCTTGACAACATTCATCGCGATGGCGGTTTCCCTCCCGATCGGGTTGATCAGCGCCATTTATTTAAGCGAGTACGCCTCCGACCGGGTCCGGACAACGATCAAGCCCTTCTTGGAGATCCTGGCCGCGGTTCCGACCGTCGTGTACGGTTATTTCGCCCTCCTCTTCGTCACGCCGTTGCTTCAGAAATTTTTCCCGGAGATCTCCGGCTTTAATGCCTTGAGCCCCGGAATCGTCATGGGAATTATGATTATCCCGATTATCTCCTCTCTCAGCGAAGATGCGATGCACGCGGTCCCGATCGGACTGCGGGAGGGGGGATATGCCCTCGGCTCCACCCGGCTTCAGGTCGCGCTTCGCGTGGTGCTTCCCGCCGCCTTCTCCGGGGTCGCCGCGTCGTTCATCCTCGGCATTTCGCGCGCGGTGGGGGAGACGATGATCGTGGCGGTCGCCGCCGGCTTGCAGCCGAGGCTGACCCTCAACCCCTTCGTTCCGATCGAAACGGTCACCGCCTACATCGTTCAGGTCAGCCTGGGAGACACCCCCTACGGAACCATCGAATACAGGACCATCTTCGCCGCGGGGATGAGCCTTTTTGTCGTGACCTTTGTCTTGAATATGATCAGTTATTCGCTCCGAAAACGGTTTAGGGAAGTCTACGAATGA
- a CDS encoding YkvA family protein, whose product MMRLRHIGRYVKQAVKIYRLALKNARIPLRAKLFLTLALGYLLLPFDLIPDFLLGIGQVDDLLIVLSLLMSAMRLIPKDIFDQYRRQATEIDVTP is encoded by the coding sequence ATGATGAGACTCCGTCATATCGGAAGGTATGTAAAACAAGCGGTGAAGATTTATCGGCTCGCGCTGAAGAACGCGCGAATCCCCCTTCGCGCCAAGTTGTTTCTGACCCTGGCGCTCGGCTACCTCTTGCTCCCCTTCGATCTCATTCCCGATTTTCTGCTGGGAATCGGGCAGGTGGATGATCTCCTCATCGTCCTCTCTTTACTGATGTCGGCCATGCGGTTGATCCCCAAAGACATTTTTGATCAATATCGCAGACAGGCCACTGAGATTGACGTCACCCCTTAA
- a CDS encoding thiolase C-terminal domain-containing protein has product MRPVYMITGGITKFKKANPEKDFRYMVKEAFDYALDDLPKLKMEMIDGAVGSYFSDHFTRQLKAASMVQDYLGLCPKPSKRIEGGGATGGLCFQSAWEAVSSGRMNVCLAFGFETMSRVNTWKGNEFIALASDTNFDFPVGGFYTGYYAMMVQRHMHEFGTTPEQLALVSIKNHANALYNPYAQRPGKLTVADVRSSQMVATPLTMLDICTMSDGAAVCVLASEEVAHKLSPNPVKITGVGSGSDAMRMADRPHGKVLLLPHEKASDYRNLKYPGVHSFRGGRAAAKQAYEMAGVRKPIDDFDFIELHDAYTSSEVQTYEDLGLCKYGEGGRFAEEGNPFMPGIDYGLNLPKQGRIPVNPSGGLLACGHPVGATGLMQAVFAFWQLQGTIKKHLGSGKLQIKNPKRGLIHSHAGTGTYITVSILERT; this is encoded by the coding sequence ATGCGCCCCGTTTACATGATTACCGGCGGAATCACCAAATTCAAGAAAGCCAATCCCGAAAAAGATTTCCGCTACATGGTCAAAGAGGCGTTCGACTACGCCCTGGATGATCTGCCGAAATTAAAAATGGAGATGATCGACGGCGCCGTCGGATCTTATTTCTCCGACCACTTCACCCGGCAATTGAAAGCCGCCAGCATGGTCCAGGACTATCTCGGTCTCTGCCCCAAGCCGTCGAAGCGGATCGAGGGGGGAGGGGCCACCGGCGGCCTCTGCTTCCAGAGCGCCTGGGAGGCGGTCTCCTCGGGCCGGATGAACGTCTGCCTCGCCTTCGGCTTTGAGACGATGTCGCGGGTCAACACCTGGAAAGGAAATGAATTCATCGCGCTCGCCTCGGACACCAATTTCGACTTCCCCGTCGGCGGCTTCTACACCGGCTACTACGCCATGATGGTTCAGCGGCACATGCACGAGTTCGGGACCACCCCGGAGCAGCTGGCGTTGGTTTCGATTAAAAACCACGCCAACGCCCTCTACAATCCCTACGCCCAACGTCCCGGAAAGCTGACCGTCGCCGACGTCCGGAGTTCCCAGATGGTCGCCACCCCATTGACAATGCTCGACATCTGCACCATGTCGGACGGCGCCGCGGTCTGCGTTCTCGCCTCGGAGGAGGTCGCCCACAAACTCTCCCCGAATCCGGTGAAGATCACCGGGGTCGGCTCGGGAAGCGACGCCATGCGGATGGCCGACCGGCCGCACGGAAAGGTCTTGCTCCTGCCGCACGAAAAAGCGAGCGACTACCGGAATCTCAAATATCCCGGTGTCCACTCCTTCCGGGGAGGACGCGCGGCGGCGAAGCAGGCGTATGAGATGGCGGGGGTTCGAAAGCCGATCGACGATTTCGATTTTATCGAGCTCCACGACGCCTACACCTCTTCGGAAGTCCAGACCTACGAAGATCTCGGCCTCTGCAAATACGGCGAAGGGGGGCGATTCGCCGAGGAGGGAAACCCCTTCATGCCGGGAATCGACTACGGCCTGAACCTTCCGAAGCAGGGACGCATCCCGGTCAACCCGAGCGGCGGGCTGCTCGCCTGCGGCCATCCGGTCGGCGCCACCGGCCTGATGCAGGCGGTTTTTGCCTTTTGGCAGTTGCAGGGGACGATCAAAAAACACCTTGGAAGCGGAAAACTTCAGATTAAAAACCCGAAACGCGGATTGATCCACAGCCACGCCGGCACCGGCACCTACATCACCGTCAGCATCCTGGAACGAACCTAA
- the pstB gene encoding phosphate ABC transporter ATP-binding protein PstB — MDAAIHVQKLNVFYGKKQALRDVNMEIPYKGVTALIGPSGCGKSTFIRCLNRMNDLVPGFRAEGTVLYQGKNIYSRGMDVIDVRRKIGMVFQKPNPFPKSIYENIAYGLRIQGIKDKTKIDAIVEESLKKAAIWEEVKDRLPQSALSLSGGQQQRLCIARALAVAPDVLLLDEPTSAIDPIATGRIEELLRELKESYTIAIVTHNMQQAARISDKTGFFLLGELVEFDSTSRIFTNPKDSRTEDYITGRFG; from the coding sequence ATGGATGCCGCGATTCACGTTCAAAAACTGAATGTCTTTTACGGAAAAAAACAGGCGCTGCGGGACGTCAACATGGAGATCCCCTATAAAGGGGTCACGGCGCTGATCGGTCCTTCCGGCTGCGGCAAGAGCACTTTTATCCGCTGCCTGAATCGGATGAACGACCTGGTCCCGGGATTCCGAGCGGAGGGGACCGTTCTCTACCAGGGCAAGAACATCTATTCCAGAGGGATGGACGTGATCGATGTTCGAAGAAAGATCGGGATGGTCTTTCAAAAACCGAACCCCTTCCCCAAGAGCATCTATGAAAATATCGCCTACGGATTGCGGATCCAAGGGATTAAGGACAAGACAAAAATCGATGCAATCGTGGAAGAGAGCCTGAAGAAAGCGGCGATTTGGGAAGAGGTCAAAGATCGCCTCCCGCAATCGGCCCTTTCCCTCTCGGGAGGCCAGCAGCAGCGGCTCTGCATCGCGCGGGCCCTCGCCGTGGCGCCCGATGTGCTCCTGCTCGACGAGCCGACCTCGGCCATCGATCCGATCGCCACCGGACGGATCGAGGAGTTATTGCGGGAATTGAAAGAAAGTTATACCATTGCGATTGTAACGCACAACATGCAGCAGGCGGCCCGGATTTCGGATAAAACCGGGTTCTTCCTGCTCGGAGAGTTGGTGGAATTCGATTCCACCTCTCGGATTTTCACCAACCCGAAAGATTCCCGAACGGAAGATTACATCACGGGAAGATTCGGATAA